GACTTTCGTTCACGAAAATCAAAACCACCATTTTTGAAACCCAGCAGCAACAGAAAGGGCTAAAAAAGCAACGCTGTGGTCCCAAGAAGCGTGGCAAAAAGCCACAGATGGTATGGTGCTGagtgtttattattttttagtttTCCCAGGGATGTGTTTGTTCCTCTACTCCAGTTTGCAGTCTTCAAAAAATGCTCCCGTCCTGGGACAAAGTAAAAATGGTAGATTTCACTATATTTATATCTGGCaccaatttttcacaccagcctattaatcaaccaaagacccagacagacttttaattcatttgaaagcctgatgcttagcctcgtccaccccagctgtaaactcagaaaccagtcttacttgttatcatctatcgtccacctgggccttacacagagtttctgtctgatttctcagactttatatctaatttagttctgagctcagataaaataattattgtgggtgattttaacatccatgtagatgctaagaatgacagcctcaacatggcatttaatctgttattagactcaattggcttctctcaaaatgttaaAGAACAGAGGTAATGCTGAataactagttcatgcatttattacttccaggctgataattcattattatcaggaagtcctaaaaactccctgaaaagccttcagctgatccaaaatgctgcagcaagagtcctgacagggactagaaagagagagcagatttctcctgttttggcttcctgttaaatccagaattcaaagtcctgctcctcacatacaaggtcttaaataatcaggccccatcttatcagCCAAGATGGCGCCAGTGTTTTCGGCGAGCTGTCTCCTCGAGCTTTGTCTACTGTTTGCTATCCTCTTTTCTCAGTGTTATCCTGACGCCTTTGCACTTCTTACCTATGATTGTCTAACTCTTTTGAATCTCCAGCCATTGACTCATCAAACGTCTGGTTTCAAGTGGCAACCAGGAAACTTTGTCTCGACTCAGACGGATATCTCTGATCATTTACGCCACTTTCCAGCTACCCTTCCACCTAGGAAACACCAAAGGAGACGGGGTAAACGGGGCGGTATTCGTGTTCGCCTCAAGGCTTACTTACACTCACTTGATGCAAGCAGCTATCACGTATTTATAAATACCCTATCTTCTTTTCATGTTCTCTGGGGCCGCTTCTGCTATAGACTGCCCTGTCATTGCTGGATAAGTCCTGTTGGACACTGTGCTCACCTAGACTCCCCGGCCGAGTGCCCACCTGTTCGGAGCTGGGTGCGGCTCTCCAGAGGTGGTGTGAACTACAACAATCTTCGCCTGCTGAGATCTGTTCCAGCTTTCAACAATCTGACTATACTCTGGATGGCTTTGCTAAATGTTAGATCGCTGGCAAACaagacttttattttaaacGACTTTTTCCTCTCATCGGGGCTGGATTTTCTTTATTTGAAACCTGGCTTCGTCCTGAGGAATCTTCTGCTTTTTCAGAACTTCTTCCCCCAGGTTGTGCCTATGCTAGCTCCCCTAAGATCTCTGACAGGTGGAGGATTGTCTTCGATTTTTAAACACAAATTTCGATGCCGGGAACTACCACCCGTCTTTGACACCAGCTTCGAGGTGCAGCTACTGGAACTGAactgtgccccccccccaattCTTTGTGCTGTGGTGTATCAACCCCCGAAATCTGTTAAGGATTCTATTTTTCAATTTGGTGATCTTCTAGGGAGCCTGGTTTTACGCTACGACCGTGTTTTAATTGTTGGTGATTTTAAGCACACTAACAAAGGATTTCCTTGCCCTTATTGACATTTTTAATCTTGCGCAGTGGGTAAGTGAACCAACACATTTAAAAGGTCATTCGCTTGATCTAGTTTTCTCTTATGATCTGGATATTCGTATAACGGATATCAGGGACTCTGGGATTTCTGATCATTCTGTGGTTATGTTTAATGTTACGCTACCAATGGTATTAACGTAGTACTGAGACAGCTTTGttaagagtttttaatgatctcCTTTTATCCACTGATTCAGGTTGCTCTGTGGTTTTAGTCTTACTGGATCTGACCTCTGCGTTTGACACAGTAGATCATAACATGCTATTATCAAGGCATCAAGTAGTTGGTCTTAAGGGCACAGCCTTATCATGGTTTAAATCTTATCCTTCAGAGAGGTCATTCTCTATCACTATGGGGCAATACTCCGCCTCCTCTGCTCCCTTTCTCTGTGGTGTGCCCCAGGGGTCTGTTTTGGCCCCTATGTTATTCTCTCTGTACATGTTGCCCTTGGGATCTATTTTCCAAAGATATAATATTTCTTTCCAttgttatgctgatgacattcaaaTTTATTTTCCTTTGAGTTTGCATGTCACAGATCCATCGCATACATTCTTTAACTGTCTTCATGATGTGAGAATCTGGCTGTGGTGGGAATAAGGCATGGCGGGACCACAGATCCTCATTTTGAGCGATTTTAttcaaatcacatcacaccaCAACACACAccaacccctgagtccccgtgtttttaaCTCAGCGGGAGAGAttaaggatgccgtgcaggtgcgtccgccctccctgcatggcacctgcagaccacgccccaccacactGGCCATCTCAAAACTCTCTTACCTTGAATGACAGTAAAACTGAAGTTATTGTCTTTGACAGCCATATCCCTTTGAACCAACTAACTGTTACCCTTGGCCCACTTGCTAGTTACCTCTCCCACATTGTAAGAGACCTTGGGGTACTCTTGGATAGCTCCTTCAAATTAGAGAAACAAGTATCTTCTGTGGTTAAATCCAGCTTCAATCAGATACGACAAATTTCTAAAGCTAAGCCTTTTCTTTCCCCCAAGGACCTTGAAAAGCttattcatgcattcattaTCTCTAGATTGGACTATTGTAACTCTCTTTATTTAGGCCTCCCTCACTCCTCTCTCTACCGGTTGCAATTAGTACAGAACGCTGCTGCATGCCTTTTATCGGGTGCCAGAATGCATGATCATATTACTCCAGTTTTAGCTAacttacactggcttcctgtgaAATTTCACATtgattttatgattttatgaGGTATCGTTCTAACTGAAGACGAACCAAAGACGAGGCTCATTGTTAGAGAGTTATCTCTGGGATGCTGGGATGATAGCTCCCTCAGGACTTAAACTCCGGTCAGAGAGTGGGGCACAGAGAGTGATGTCCGGATATACTTTAATGGAAGTTAACAGCAGCTCAACAGTACAGCAGTAGGCATACTTAACGAATGTGGGAGGGGTGGACAGACGTGTGGTTCTGAATAACAATTATAGCGATGCGATTGAAATATAAGGAGACTTTCGGACACTCATGAAACTTCTGTTTCAGTCATCAAGGATCTGTCAGTGAGAGGCTTCATTACTAATGCCGTACTAACCACAGGACAACTATAGAAACCTTTTTTTGGCCCAGTTTCATATTCACAGACATTTGACTGTGATGATGAGATCCAGACCAACACTCATAAAGAGTTAGAACCTTATTGTTCTTCCTCTGTAGTTTCTATGTTTGCTGTCCTGCTGTCTTCACTTTATTCCTCCGTGTGTGTTCAGCTTCTGTATTTGACGTCATCTCTGTGCTGCTGACGTAGCTACTGCTTTTTGtgctttcttcttttgttcaataaagttgttttttttttaagcagcttCATCTAAAGTCCCTCCCCGTTTCTCAGATACTTCTGCGtcacttcctctcctcctcacagACGTGAGCagaataaaaatttaaataaaaaaacaaaagctagaGGCACTTTGACCTGATGAAGCTAGATATCGGAACACCAGGGGGCGGTGTCTGCTCAGAGTTCAACAGAAGGAGAAAAATGACCTGCTGTTAGCTGATCCAAAGCAAGAGCTGTGATGAAGACATGAAGCGGACCATGGGAGGAGGTGGGACCAGTTCCTGGGACACACTGGGACACAAACCCTGGAGCTTCAGCAGGAGCAGGAGGGAGTCTGCTTAGACTGATGGTTCTGTCTCCGTTTGCTCTTAAAGAATCAGTGCTGTTATTGATCCATACCGATCGACCAGATGCATCAAAACCAGCAGCGTCATTTCCTGTCAGTGTGAACTTCCTGTCCTCTTTGGCCCCGGCTGATGCGGTTTTATGTTATTGATCTGTGATTAAAGCTCAGGTTTACTTTAAAAGTCTGAAGCTGCAAACACTCAAAAACAATCTGAATTCATGTTGTCACACGTAACAACCGTCATGCAGTTTTACTGCTTCAAGCTTTCATCATTTTTATGGATCAGCTCGTGAATTTCTCTGAAACTTTCATCATTTTAACTTGTGTAGCATTAATAAAGGTTTGTTGTTTTGAGAGAAacgtcacacaaacagctggtCAAACCTataaaaaaaccctgaaactgaaacaggaaagagacagaaaatagagaaaatagagaagtgaagctgaaaaaaacccccaaaaagtaaaaaaaagaaaaagaaaaaaaaagacgtgaGCTCAGAAAAACACAGCCAGTGTCTGGACTGAAAGACCGAGGCACTAATcctggcagcacaggaacaaggcCACCAGCTGCTGAGGTCAAGATGGGCCACGCCCCCTCGGGTGGTCGACAATGGCTGCTGATTGTATAACCCACTCCTGCTCATTCCGACCTCAGTGATGGGTTTTCCCGATAAGCCtgaaggacacacaaacacagctgtatGGACTCagctgaaggtcaaaggtcactgcaAAACACAGCTCAAATTTATTATCCAGTCAGTCTCCCCTCCCCCTGAGGTGTTTGTTCTGTTGCACACCTGCGCTCTGGACAGCAACGTGTTTCTGAACTCGAGCAGAACATTTAACAGCTGTTTGTACCAGAgcaaactttattgaaacaaaCGTGCTTGTTGCAAACATCGATAAAGGTGGGAAACTCCTCTTAATCACTTCAGTGTTGAAGGTCTGCGCTGCACCGCCCACAGCCCGCTGATAGCGATGTTAGAGGTCAATAAGTCACGCGCCGCAGGGGTCACACATCCTCGGACtcaaaaactttattaattCGAGTCCCTGCTTCTCTGTCCCTTGTAGCCCCCAGCTTCAAGTGATGTCATCAGTCCCTATCAGCGTTCTCCTGATGAAGGGTGTGACCTCACCAGCAGCAGTAAACAGGAAGTTTATCATCAGCAACCAGCCTCATTTCCAACCCTTCCTTTCTGATTACTGCCTTTCTGTACGTTTGCTGTttagcttcctgttaaatcatGTGACCCACCTGTGTGAAAGCTGCTGTTACTGTCAATAAAGTTCACTCATTTAAAAGCCTGGCTGACTGTGATGAGATAGTATCGATCTGCATTTGGATCGATTAACCCCCGGCAGCCTGCCGAGCCTCGAGCTGTTCACGTCTGAGTATAAAAAAGTTTCAGGTCGAACAGGTCAGCTGACATTTGGGGAGTCAAACTGGTTTCAGTtccagctgatcagctgacacaggtGCATGTTCCTCTCTCAGGTGTACCTGAGTGTCTCGCTGCCTCCGtcctagggctgttcgatataacgatatatatcagatgacgatataaaaacatccatcgtttcattttacgctgtcgtttgtttcgtggtgtcgcaaaataaactgtttacagcaatattttttcatgttctGATGTCACTGTAGTTATTATTAAgttcttaaagttctctttttcttatatgtaatataaccacactaggacagacaagcgcctgttttcatgcgttgtcgttagcaacaacgacggtaacagcatcgcgtgtccgcttgtttatgttccacataaacctttcacaataaagctcaagatcctgttgagacttttcaaaataaactgaatcacgtgaaagagcagattatttacagatgagaattaaaaaaaaaaaaaaaagagacgccaggtgctaaaaaataaagcttagaGTCAAACGTTAgcacaggcttttccccgcagccgtgtaataaatactcacaaagaaaatggcagccgttacaacttatgtctaaaaatgtatcgtttcatgcatcggttaaaacactcgactcagctacatgacgcgaagctggaaacacttcacgcaagtcgagctgcccgagattcacagaaaatgttacatttttgtgatttatatcgttgtcAGGACGACAGATGTCTTacatcgggatatgagattttggtcatatggCACAGCCCTACTCCGTCCTGTTTAAAGAAACATCGAACACAAAGTCAAACCGCTGCGCTGGGCTCGGTGTCACAGCCAGTTTGAACACAGATACACCTGGAAACTACGGGTACCTTACAGTGATGTCACAGAcacagtgatgatgtcagaaaaCTTTATTACTGTAGAGAatcacagcaggaaaaaaagtgATGACACCACAGCTATATGTGATAACGCCCGCCCCCTCACACGAGAGCTGCAATGGAAAGCACCAATCGCTGACCAGAGTCACGTGACCAGCCTGCACAGCTTCTTCCAACAAAGCACTCTGGGAAACCGAGTCCCTCTTATGCCAACAAACCACGTTACAGGATGGAAGCCTGCAGGCCAGACAGGAAGTGAGTCTCTGTGATGTCAGCAggttttagaaaaacaaaaatgtggttaaaggaagtgacatcagtcgtattataaaataaagtctaatttatgtttaaaataCACCCCACGCACTCTTCCATATAGTCCCGCCCCCTCATCTCTTCCACAATAAGCGAAACACTCGCAGCTCTAAATGCTGATTATTGATTTGTGACTGATCGGTTATTGATTAGAAGCTGAAACGTCTCACCACACCCTCTGTAGCCATATGAACTTTCACCTGATGAAACTGCTGAGGCCCCTTTCAGAGTCCTACATCCTGCTTCCTCCCACGTTAATCAAAGGGCGGGGCCAGCTACATCTGAAAGGGGCTTTAGGCTGTTGCTGACTGGCGATCAATGGTGGGTAGCGGCACTgcatgatgatgtcacagaaaGGAGAAAAAGGCGTCAGCGACGACGGTTAGACAGATGAGATCGTGTGCGCTGATCAGTGATAAAGTGActccagagaagaagaagcatcatcgtcgtcatcatcatcacatcTGCAGGAGACACAGGTGAGACAGGCAGACCCAGACAGACCCACATACACACCACGTCACACGGTGCAGGTGACTCACCTGTACGGGAGATCTGTGCAGCCACTTCTCTTTGTCTCCGCCCACCTTCATGCAAGAGAACAGGTCACACATGGTGGGCAGCGCCACAGCGAGGCGTTCCTAAAGAGGAAACAAGAAGCAGTCAGGAAGCCGGAAGCGAGCAGCAACCAAACCACGTGTgtgttcagctccagctgtGCTCACCTGAGCTTGACTCCTCTTCCTCAGCAGCCACttgtcctcttcctcctcctcctggggCGGCACTGCGGAATCGGGCGCTGGGCTCTTCCGTGGAAATAGCCACAGGTCCGTCTCCAGGGGGCTCTGGAAGAGAGACGAGGAGGAACCGTTCTCCTCCCGGCTCGCCTTCTCCTCCTCAGCTGCCACCCAGCCGGAGAGCGAGGAGGTGAAAGCCTGCAGAGGAGAGCTGGAGGGAGTGGAGCCGGTGCTGGGGTGCTGTCAATCAGTTGATCAATTAATCAATCACCTAATTCTTACTGAAGTGTCACAGCAGAGCTGACTGATCGGCTCTTACCTTCTGTTCCTGCTCTCGGTGGAAGGGTGTGGCCGTGGCGCTCTTGGCAGTGGGCGGGGTGTTCTTGGGGACGCCATTCTTGTCGCGGTCCTCCTGCTGCAGCAGCCAGCGGCTCAGCGCATCCTTGCCGCAGTTCTCCTCGCAGACGCAGGCCGAGTAGGCGGAGCAGAGCTCGTTGGCGCGGCAGGTCTGCAGCGTCGGCGGCGTCTTCTGCAACCACACCTCCAGAGACGCTGGCATCGACACGGGGACGGGAGAAGTGGGCGAGGTGGTGCCTGAGGTAGGCGTGGTCTTCAGGCACTTGAGCTTGCCGAGGTTTTCAATCTCCACTGCGCTGATGGTCTGACAGCACGACGAGCAGTCGCCGATTGAACGGCTCACTGGCGACAGCCAATCATCGGTTGACCAGCTTTCCTCAAACGGCTTAAAGACACGCTGCCAACGTTCGGCGTCCGACATGGTCTCCATGGCAGCAGTAGGCGGGGTAACAAGCCAGTCGTTCAGCTCCTCCTCAGCTGCGGCGGACAGCTCCATTTCGTCGATCTTCTCGATGGAGAAGGAGGAGCTACAGCTGCTGACGCTTCTCTCCCGGTTGGGGGAGGGGTCTTGAATAAGCCACGCCTCCAAGTCCCTGAGCTGACCCCAGGCTTTCATGAAGTTCATGGAAGCCATCACGGGACAGGAAGTCTGTtacagaaacaggaagtaaagCAGGTGAGAGGCACGGCCTGAGGTCAGAGCCTGTTCTCAGGTAACACACCTTAGCACTCACCTTACTCTCCTTCTGTGACAGCAGCCAATCCTGCGGGTCTGTGCTAGACTGATAGCCAATGGGAGTGAAGCTGTTGGCGGGTTGAGATTCTAGCAGCCAATCGCTCAGAGAGGAGGGCTCAGCCATCTGCTGAGAGGGAGACGCAATCAGCATCACCTTGCTTTCATCACTATCGCCATCACCACCAGGACGCAACTTACCTGCTTCTTCGCTGTGATTGGACAACTCTGCACCTGAGGTCTCAGGTGGGTGGAGCTCTGAGAGGATATACCCTCCACAAGCTGTAAACAAGAAGGAGAGAGAACACACCTGAAAGATCCACTAACACAGTGTGtgttacctgtgtgtgtgtgttacctgtgtgttacctgtgtgtgtgtgttacctgtgtgtgtgtgtgtgttacctgtgtgtgtgttacctgtgtgtgtgtgtgtgttacctgggCGTTGATGCTGCCAAATGAGGTGATGGCCTGCTTCAGAGAGCGAGAGTCGGCATGGAAACTCAACTCAGGTGTTTCCTCTGGAGTGAGACTCAGAGAGGACAACCTGCACACACAGGAGAAGACAACAAGATCACATGACTGCACCGCACCTGACACACATGCCTACAGGTGAGAGTCTACAGGTAAAACCAGCTCAGTATgtcagtaatctgattacatcaGCTTTTAGCACAGATGTAATCACATTAGACAGTGAAATCCTGACTGCATGCCTTAACTGAGGGTGTGCAGACTGGGACAGCTACGCCAACAGGTGAGAGCACCAGCAAGGAGAACAGACCGCTCAGGTGTGAACGCGCCcacaaatctgtgtgtgtgcgtgtgtgtgtgcgcacgtaCTTCTCCATGCAGCTGGTCAGCTGGTTGTTCAGGTCGTTGCTGCTGGAGCTCTGCAGCTGGTAGGCGATCACGTCAAACTGACCTCGGAGCTACAGCACAGACACAGCACAGGTAAGCAGACAGGTAAACAAACAGTCAACACAGGTAAACAGGCCCCGCCCCCAGTTACCCGGTGCAGCTGGTGCAGCTGCTGTTGCAGAGTTTCCGTCTTCACTTGTTCGAGCAGCTCAATCTGACCCAGCAGCCACACCTCCCTGCAGCGCAGCGCCTCCTGCTGGCGGCTCACGCAGCTCTGCAACTCCGAGCGCACCTGAGGGGACGCACAGGTGAGACGTGTTAAGCAACACCTAAACGTGAAATGTTCAGTAACCAAACAGATTCttccagagaaaaacaaaagaaatttcacagctactgcgtgactgacaggctggagtttgaaatccgcttcgtaaccacgtctcttaacaggtgccgtctttggtccttatacacacataGTACGGTAACATTACGCTCAAGcagagtacgtatcactccgcgaggctcctcgcagccgtaatgctccaacaatccatcaggCAGTGCggctccgtagcttagcaaagtcgtactcaaacatttttgacagattgctgagcgtaAACAAAGCTTTTTGTTAGTAAAGTTTTTTCACACGGACACGCGAGCTCCCCCTtcctgtggaggtggatcagctGACAGGTTAAAGTAAAACAGCCTGTCCTGTTGTTTATGCtcagtttaaataaagtttatctcacagaaaaaaacaaaacatcacggAGCTGAGATCAATCCAACCCCGATAATGAAGCTGTGAGTCCCTAACCAACGAGCATGGACGCACACCTGAGCCGGAGCCTGAAGTTTTACCTGGAGATAAAGTATGAAGTCCAGCACGTCGCACTTCACTGCTCTCACCTCCTCTGAGCTCCTCTCACCTCCTCTGCAGGCTTTATAACCCGCCTCGCCCtgaccctcctcttcctctccctcacctgtggctcagctgcagacaaAGGCAGGATTTCAGGTGGTTTCAGCCTTGCCGAGTCAGcagtgatgaagatgatgatggctAACTGCGATTGGTTGGTCTCAACAGGTAAATCCTCAGGTGTTTAAAGCTCAAGTGATTCACGGTTTGATATGAAAAACAGGGGGTGTGGCACAGAGCCAGCTGAGTG
This is a stretch of genomic DNA from Maylandia zebra isolate NMK-2024a linkage group LG13, Mzebra_GT3a, whole genome shotgun sequence. It encodes these proteins:
- the ncoa4 gene encoding nuclear receptor coactivator 4, which translates into the protein MISKGRVHSKGSRMSLEVLAASGLKQCQQAQDQLEDAIGAVMKAEQQLRENAREVRSELQSCVSRQQEALRCREVWLLGQIELLEQVKTETLQQQLHQLHRLRGQFDVIAYQLQSSSSNDLNNQLTSCMEKLSSLSLTPEETPELSFHADSRSLKQAITSFGSINAQLVEGISSQSSTHLRPQVQSCPITAKKQQMAEPSSLSDWLLESQPANSFTPIGYQSSTDPQDWLLSQKESKTSCPVMASMNFMKAWGQLRDLEAWLIQDPSPNRERSVSSCSSSFSIEKIDEMELSAAAEEELNDWLVTPPTAAMETMSDAERWQRVFKPFEESWSTDDWLSPVSRSIGDCSSCCQTISAVEIENLGKLKCLKTTPTSGTTSPTSPVPVSMPASLEVWLQKTPPTLQTCRANELCSAYSACVCEENCGKDALSRWLLQQEDRDKNGVPKNTPPTAKSATATPFHREQEQKVRADQSALLHPSTGSTPSSSPLQAFTSSLSGWVAAEEEKASREENGSSSSLFQSPLETDLWLFPRKSPAPDSAVPPQEEEEEDKWLLRKRSQAQERLAVALPTMCDLFSCMKVGGDKEKWLHRSPVQM